A region from the Colwellia sp. PAMC 21821 genome encodes:
- the pheS gene encoding phenylalanine--tRNA ligase subunit alpha, which yields MNLDDIILQAEQAIAAATDPAELDQVRVNFLGKKGLFTEQMKGLSKLPKEEKPKAGQVINIAKQQVQKLLTERGELLRAEVIKQQLAAESIDVTLPGRGDELGGLHPVTRTIERIESFFGDLGFSVKQGPEVEDDFHNFDALNIPEHHPARQDHDTFYFNPKLVLRTQTSGVQIRTMEKEQPPLRIISPGKVYRNDYDQTHTPMFHQVEGLMVDKDVSFTHLKGVLHDFLHHFFEEEVEIRFRPSYFPFTEPSAEVDIMGKNGKWLEVLGCGMVHPNVLRSVGIDPEVYTGFAFGMGVERLTMLRYGVNDLRSFFENDLRFLKQFK from the coding sequence ATGAATTTAGACGATATTATATTGCAGGCAGAACAAGCAATTGCTGCGGCGACTGATCCTGCAGAACTTGACCAAGTTCGCGTTAACTTCTTAGGAAAAAAAGGTTTGTTCACAGAGCAAATGAAAGGCCTAAGTAAGTTACCAAAAGAAGAAAAGCCCAAAGCGGGTCAAGTGATTAACATCGCTAAACAGCAAGTACAAAAATTGTTGACTGAACGTGGCGAATTATTGCGTGCAGAAGTTATTAAACAACAACTTGCGGCAGAATCTATCGACGTAACATTACCCGGTCGTGGTGATGAGCTAGGCGGATTACACCCAGTTACGCGCACCATCGAACGCATCGAGAGTTTTTTTGGTGACTTAGGCTTTTCAGTCAAGCAAGGGCCAGAAGTTGAAGACGACTTTCATAACTTCGATGCTTTGAATATTCCAGAGCATCATCCAGCGCGCCAAGACCACGATACTTTTTACTTTAATCCTAAGTTAGTGTTGCGTACGCAAACGTCTGGCGTGCAAATTCGCACCATGGAAAAAGAACAACCGCCTTTGCGTATTATCTCGCCAGGTAAAGTTTATCGTAACGATTATGACCAAACCCATACGCCTATGTTTCATCAAGTAGAAGGCCTAATGGTTGATAAAGACGTCAGTTTTACGCATTTAAAAGGTGTTTTACATGACTTCTTACATCACTTTTTTGAAGAAGAAGTAGAAATACGCTTCCGCCCGTCATATTTCCCATTCACTGAACCGTCTGCAGAAGTAGACATTATGGGTAAAAATGGCAAATGGTTAGAAGTCTTAGGCTGTGGCATGGTGCATCCAAATGTACTGCGCAGTGTTGGCATTGATCCTGAAGTTTATACCGGTTTTGCCTTTGGTATGGGGGTTGAACGTTTAACTATGTTACGTTACGGCGTAAATGACTTACGTTCATTCTTCGAAAATGATCTTCGCTTCTTAAAACAGTTCAAGTAG
- a CDS encoding ammonium transporter, with translation MNKIIITLLALSFSVPSFAVEPSLNGANTAWILTATALVLLMTLPGLALFYGGLVRRKNILSILMQCFAIAGLSSILWFIVGYSIAFGEGNAWIGDFSKVLMVGMTKESLSGDIPESLFMLFQMTFAVITPALIIGAYAERMKFSAVLLFSGLWLLVVYAPVTHWVWGGGWLAQMGVYDFAGGIVVHITAGVAALVAALVLGPRHGFPKTPMLPHNLTMTVTGAGMLWVGWFGFNGGSALAANGDASMAMLVTHLSASAGALTWAAIEWKKFGKASVLGAVTGMVAGLGTITPASGFVGPGGALIIGVSAGIICFYSTVYIKHKLKIDDSLDVFPVHGIGGILGTLLAGVFASTELGAFSGFGYAEGITTMLGQVTVQLIGIGSTILYTAVVSYILFKLVALMTNGLRVSKEQETTGLDLTEHDEVGYNM, from the coding sequence ATGAATAAAATAATTATCACACTTTTAGCTTTAAGCTTTTCAGTTCCAAGCTTTGCGGTCGAGCCAAGCCTTAACGGTGCTAATACTGCGTGGATATTAACCGCCACTGCACTAGTGTTATTGATGACTTTACCGGGATTGGCTTTATTTTATGGCGGTTTAGTGCGTCGTAAAAATATTCTATCAATTTTAATGCAATGTTTTGCCATTGCCGGCCTTTCATCAATTTTATGGTTTATCGTTGGTTACAGTATTGCCTTTGGGGAAGGTAATGCATGGATCGGCGATTTCAGTAAAGTGCTGATGGTTGGCATGACCAAAGAGTCACTTTCAGGTGACATTCCTGAAAGTTTATTTATGTTATTTCAAATGACCTTCGCGGTGATAACACCAGCGCTAATTATTGGTGCTTATGCTGAAAGAATGAAGTTTTCTGCGGTGTTACTGTTTTCAGGATTATGGCTTTTAGTGGTTTATGCTCCAGTGACTCATTGGGTTTGGGGCGGCGGCTGGCTTGCACAAATGGGCGTTTATGACTTTGCTGGTGGTATTGTTGTTCATATTACTGCCGGTGTTGCGGCACTTGTGGCTGCGTTAGTGCTTGGGCCGCGTCACGGCTTTCCAAAAACACCTATGTTACCTCACAACCTCACTATGACAGTCACTGGCGCGGGTATGCTATGGGTAGGTTGGTTTGGCTTTAATGGCGGTAGTGCGTTAGCTGCTAATGGTGATGCTTCAATGGCGATGTTAGTTACGCATCTTTCAGCTTCTGCTGGGGCGCTTACTTGGGCTGCTATTGAGTGGAAGAAATTTGGTAAAGCCAGTGTACTTGGTGCCGTAACAGGCATGGTTGCAGGTCTTGGTACTATTACACCAGCTTCAGGTTTCGTAGGGCCGGGCGGCGCGTTAATTATTGGTGTTTCAGCGGGTATTATTTGTTTTTATTCTACGGTTTATATCAAACATAAACTTAAAATTGATGACTCGTTAGATGTATTCCCAGTACATGGTATTGGCGGTATTTTAGGGACTTTACTTGCGGGGGTTTTTGCCTCAACAGAGCTAGGAGCATTTAGTGGTTTTGGTTACGCTGAAGGCATTACTACGATGCTAGGGCAAGTCACAGTACAACTTATTGGTATCGGTTCAACTATTCTTTATACTGCTGTTGTATCTTACATTTTGTTTAAATTAGTGGCGTTAATGACTAATGGTCTACGTGTTTCGAAAGAGCAGGAAACCACCGGCTTAGATTTAACAGAGCATGACGAAGTTGGTTATAACATGTAA
- a CDS encoding P-II family nitrogen regulator — protein sequence MKLITAIIKPFKMDDVREALNEIGLDGMTVTEVKGFGRQKGHTELYRGAEYSVDFLPKIKFEIAVKDDFAERVVETIVSSAQTGKIGDGKIFVTNIENITRIRTGETDDDAI from the coding sequence ATGAAACTAATAACAGCAATTATTAAACCCTTCAAAATGGATGATGTTCGCGAAGCGCTAAACGAAATTGGCCTCGATGGTATGACCGTCACAGAAGTTAAAGGCTTTGGTCGTCAAAAAGGCCATACCGAACTTTATCGCGGAGCTGAATATTCGGTCGACTTTCTGCCAAAAATAAAATTTGAAATTGCGGTTAAAGATGATTTCGCTGAGCGCGTTGTTGAGACTATTGTGAGCTCGGCTCAGACCGGAAAAATAGGTGACGGAAAAATATTTGTCACCAACATTGAAAACATTACTCGTATTCGTACTGGCGAAACAGATGATGACGCTATTTAA
- a CDS encoding phosphoribosylaminoimidazolesuccinocarboxamide synthase: MSLADQILAVNNDLPIRTDVAVHSGKVRSVYWLTQADSRRLIQEKNYDVAQDTPLAIMVISDRISAFDCIWHGEGGMKGVPGKGAALNAISNHWFKLFKEQGLADSHILDIPHPFVWIVQKAKPVMIEAICRQYITGSMWRSYAKGEREFCGIELSDGLEKDSKLPQLLQTPSTKGILQDIPGVPAVDDVNITRKNIEDNFAAFNFKSTEDIALYEKLLTEGFDVISAALGKLDQIFVDTKFEFGYVKDRNGNDKLIYMDEVGTPDSSRIWDGEQYRAGNIVENSKEGFRQLLLSHFPDPDILLNKDRMTEREALARENELPASVLMDLSATYLAIAEKVIGKKIVLSQNPKQEIIDILRDEYQLID, encoded by the coding sequence ATGAGTCTTGCTGATCAAATTCTAGCGGTAAATAATGATTTGCCTATCCGTACTGATGTTGCTGTTCATAGCGGTAAAGTACGTTCTGTTTATTGGTTAACTCAAGCTGACAGTCGTCGCTTAATTCAAGAAAAAAACTATGATGTTGCACAAGATACACCTTTAGCGATTATGGTGATCAGTGACCGAATTTCAGCATTTGACTGTATTTGGCACGGTGAGGGAGGCATGAAAGGTGTTCCTGGCAAAGGTGCAGCATTAAATGCCATTTCTAATCATTGGTTTAAATTATTTAAAGAGCAAGGTTTAGCGGATAGCCATATTCTGGATATTCCGCACCCGTTTGTTTGGATCGTGCAAAAAGCTAAACCTGTGATGATAGAAGCTATATGTCGCCAATATATCACCGGTTCAATGTGGCGCTCGTATGCTAAAGGCGAACGTGAATTTTGTGGTATTGAACTCAGCGATGGCCTAGAAAAAGACAGTAAGTTACCACAATTACTGCAAACACCATCAACTAAAGGTATTTTACAGGATATTCCTGGCGTACCAGCCGTTGATGACGTCAATATTACGCGTAAAAATATTGAAGATAACTTCGCTGCTTTTAATTTCAAGTCAACTGAAGATATTGCCTTGTACGAAAAGTTATTAACGGAAGGCTTTGACGTTATTTCAGCAGCATTAGGCAAGCTTGATCAAATTTTTGTTGATACTAAATTTGAGTTTGGTTATGTCAAAGACCGTAATGGTAATGACAAGCTTATTTATATGGATGAAGTGGGCACGCCTGATTCATCACGTATTTGGGACGGCGAGCAATATCGCGCTGGCAATATTGTAGAAAACTCTAAAGAAGGTTTCCGTCAGTTATTACTCAGTCACTTCCCTGATCCTGATATTCTTTTGAATAAAGACCGGATGACAGAACGTGAGGCACTGGCTCGTGAGAATGAGTTACCAGCCTCAGTGTTAATGGACTTGTCTGCAACTTACCTTGCGATTGCAGAAAAAGTTATCGGTAAAAAAATTGTATTATCGCAAAATCCTAAACAAGAAATTATTGATATATTACGTGATGAATATCAACTGATTGACTAG
- the rplT gene encoding 50S ribosomal protein L20, which translates to MARVKRGVQARARHKKVLKQAKGYYGARSRVYRVAFQAVTKAGQYAYRDRRQRKRQFRQLWIARINAAARQNGLSYSRFINGLKKASIEIDRKILADIAVYDKAAFTFLVEKAQASLA; encoded by the coding sequence ATGGCAAGAGTAAAACGTGGTGTACAAGCACGTGCACGTCACAAGAAGGTTCTAAAGCAAGCTAAAGGTTACTACGGTGCCCGTAGTCGCGTTTATCGCGTTGCTTTCCAAGCTGTAACTAAAGCTGGCCAATACGCATACCGTGACCGTCGTCAACGTAAGCGTCAATTCCGTCAACTTTGGATTGCTCGTATAAATGCAGCAGCTCGTCAAAATGGTTTATCTTACAGCCGTTTCATTAATGGTCTTAAAAAGGCTTCTATTGAAATCGATCGTAAGATCCTAGCTGACATCGCAGTATACGATAAAGCAGCTTTCACATTCTTAGTTGAAAAAGCGCAAGCTTCTTTAGCATAG
- the rpmI gene encoding 50S ribosomal protein L35 → MPKMKTNKGAAKRFKQTATGYKFKQAGLRHILTKRRTKVKRHLRAKCMIAAADIKSVKKLLRHG, encoded by the coding sequence ATGCCTAAAATGAAAACCAATAAAGGTGCTGCAAAGCGCTTTAAACAGACAGCCACAGGCTATAAATTTAAACAAGCCGGTCTTCGTCATATTTTGACTAAACGCCGTACTAAAGTTAAGCGTCATCTTCGTGCTAAATGCATGATCGCCGCAGCTGACATTAAGTCAGTTAAAAAACTTTTACGTCACGGTTAA
- the infC gene encoding translation initiation factor IF-3 has product MAIKGGQRGGQKEPAHRLNELITGILGNEVRLIKYDGEPGGIVTLDEAMDQAEDAGVDLVEISPTAKPPVCRVMDYGKFIYEKAKEQKEQRKNQKQIQVKEIKFRPGTDEGDYQVKLRNLKRFLEGGDKVKVTLRFRGREMAHQELGLEILTRVKNDLEELTVVEFFPRRAEGRQMVMVLAPKK; this is encoded by the coding sequence ATGGCTATTAAAGGTGGACAACGTGGCGGACAAAAAGAGCCGGCGCATCGCTTAAATGAGTTAATCACAGGTATTCTGGGCAATGAAGTTCGTTTAATTAAATATGACGGCGAACCCGGTGGCATAGTTACATTAGATGAAGCTATGGACCAAGCAGAGGACGCAGGTGTCGATCTTGTAGAAATCAGCCCAACAGCAAAACCTCCTGTTTGTCGAGTTATGGATTACGGTAAGTTTATCTATGAAAAGGCTAAAGAGCAGAAAGAACAACGTAAAAACCAGAAACAAATACAGGTTAAGGAAATTAAATTCCGTCCTGGAACAGATGAAGGCGATTATCAGGTAAAACTACGCAACCTGAAGCGCTTTTTAGAAGGCGGCGACAAGGTCAAGGTAACATTACGTTTCCGTGGCCGTGAAATGGCCCACCAAGAACTCGGTCTTGAAATTCTAACTCGCGTTAAAAACGATTTAGAAGAATTGACCGTAGTCGAGTTTTTCCCTCGTAGAGCGGAAGGGCGTCAAATGGTGATGGTCTTAGCCCCTAAAAAATAG
- the thrS gene encoding threonine--tRNA ligase, producing MPVITLPDGSQRSFEQAVSVMDVALDIGPGLAKATIAGRINGELVDACELIKADAALQLITSKDSEGLEIIRHSCAHLLGHAIKQLWPNTKMAIGPTIDNGFYYDVDLEESITEDDLVKLEKRMTELARTGYEVVKKTGTWQDAYDAFTERGESYKLQILDENIDKSDTPALYHHQEYIDMCRGPHVPSMRHCHHFKLMKVAGAYWRGNSDNKMLQRVYGTAWADKKQLKAYIVRLAEAEKRDHRKIGKTLDLFHWQEEAPGMVFWHNDGWTIYTELEKFIREKLHEYDYDEVKAPMMMDRSLWEKSGHWDKYADGMFTTESEKREYAIKPMNCPGHVQIFNQGLKSYRDLPLRIAEFGCCHRNEPSGSLHGLMRVRGFTQDDAHIFCMEEQVQAEVTKCIEMVYDVYSSFGFKDIVVKLSTRPENRIGSDEIWDKAEAGLAQALTDSDIAFEYLPGEGAFYGPKIEFTLMDCLGRAWQCGTVQLDFALPERLGATYVGEDNERYIPVMIHRAILGSLERFIGILIEEYTGKFPTWLSPIQATVMNITGKQDEYCQKVAKKLKESGFRAKLDLRNEKIGFKIREHTLKRVPYLLVVGDKEMETGEIAVRTRSGEDLGTMSVDDFITKLSDEVKNRR from the coding sequence ATGCCTGTAATTACGCTTCCCGACGGTAGTCAACGCTCTTTTGAACAAGCTGTTTCTGTAATGGACGTTGCCTTAGATATCGGTCCTGGATTGGCAAAAGCCACCATTGCTGGTCGCATCAATGGCGAGTTAGTCGATGCTTGTGAATTAATTAAAGCAGATGCAGCGCTGCAACTTATTACCAGTAAAGACAGCGAAGGTCTTGAGATCATCCGTCATTCTTGCGCGCATTTATTAGGCCATGCTATTAAGCAGTTATGGCCTAATACCAAAATGGCCATTGGGCCGACAATCGATAACGGTTTCTATTACGATGTTGACCTAGAAGAGTCAATTACCGAAGACGATTTAGTTAAGCTAGAAAAGCGCATGACAGAATTAGCGCGTACCGGCTACGAAGTTGTTAAGAAAACCGGTACGTGGCAAGACGCTTACGACGCGTTTACTGAGCGTGGCGAAAGTTATAAATTACAAATTCTTGATGAGAATATCGATAAGTCAGATACCCCTGCGCTTTATCATCATCAAGAATATATTGATATGTGTCGTGGACCACACGTACCGAGCATGCGTCATTGTCATCATTTTAAATTGATGAAAGTTGCGGGTGCTTATTGGCGTGGTAATTCAGACAACAAAATGTTGCAACGTGTTTACGGCACCGCTTGGGCTGATAAAAAGCAACTTAAAGCTTATATAGTACGATTAGCTGAAGCTGAAAAACGTGATCACCGTAAAATTGGTAAAACCTTAGATCTTTTCCATTGGCAAGAAGAAGCACCAGGCATGGTGTTTTGGCATAACGATGGTTGGACTATTTATACAGAGTTAGAGAAATTCATTCGTGAAAAATTACACGAATATGATTACGACGAAGTTAAAGCACCGATGATGATGGACCGCAGTCTTTGGGAAAAGTCAGGTCATTGGGATAAATATGCTGATGGCATGTTTACCACTGAGTCTGAAAAGCGTGAATACGCGATTAAACCGATGAACTGTCCAGGACATGTACAAATATTTAACCAAGGGTTAAAGTCTTACCGCGATTTACCACTGCGCATAGCTGAATTTGGCTGTTGTCACCGTAATGAACCTTCAGGGTCTTTACATGGTTTAATGCGCGTACGTGGCTTTACTCAAGATGACGCACATATTTTCTGTATGGAAGAACAAGTGCAAGCCGAAGTCACCAAATGTATCGAAATGGTATACGACGTGTATAGCTCATTTGGTTTTAAAGATATTGTGGTAAAATTGTCTACTCGACCAGAAAATCGTATTGGTAGTGATGAAATTTGGGATAAAGCTGAAGCCGGTCTTGCCCAAGCATTAACCGATAGTGATATCGCTTTTGAATATTTACCAGGCGAAGGCGCATTTTACGGTCCTAAAATTGAATTCACTTTAATGGATTGTTTGGGACGTGCTTGGCAATGTGGTACTGTACAACTCGATTTTGCTTTGCCAGAGCGTTTAGGCGCAACTTATGTTGGTGAAGACAACGAAAGATACATTCCGGTCATGATCCATCGTGCAATTTTAGGTTCACTTGAACGTTTTATCGGAATTTTGATTGAAGAGTACACTGGCAAATTTCCAACGTGGTTATCGCCAATTCAAGCAACTGTGATGAATATTACGGGCAAACAAGACGAATATTGTCAAAAAGTTGCAAAAAAACTGAAAGAAAGTGGATTTAGAGCAAAACTAGACTTGAGAAATGAGAAGATAGGCTTTAAAATCCGCGAGCATACTTTAAAGCGTGTTCCGTATTTGTTAGTTGTCGGTGATAAAGAAATGGAAACTGGCGAAATTGCAGTACGAACTCGAAGTGGTGAAGATTTAGGTACAATGTCGGTAGACGACTTTATTACTAAATTATCGGACGAAGTTAAAAACCGTCGATAA
- a CDS encoding START domain-containing protein, translating to MMTLKVRMIFSALLSLYSINSLAIQNTAEIASKANDKAQEMPWKLWRTDDYFKVSYRIDSVKNLIEIKAQAELTSTLAGFLYFIEDLEMTSHWLDNAESAVMISEIATNEHIFKTRFKSIWPFSAREIVVYSRYWQNQDLSIEILLEDYGDNIAKTDDAIRMQVLSAHWKIIPTQPERISITYQFKVDPKGNIPQWLAKPMALNSIWTTLNNMREQLPKSKFQQQIKTDIQEIQHN from the coding sequence ATGATGACATTAAAAGTGCGGATGATTTTCAGTGCTTTGCTTAGCTTATATTCAATTAATAGTTTAGCGATACAAAACACTGCTGAAATAGCCAGTAAAGCCAATGATAAAGCTCAAGAAATGCCTTGGAAATTATGGCGTACAGACGATTATTTCAAGGTAAGCTATCGTATAGATAGCGTGAAAAATTTAATTGAAATAAAAGCACAAGCTGAGCTTACATCAACGCTTGCTGGTTTTCTTTACTTTATTGAAGACTTAGAAATGACATCTCACTGGTTAGACAATGCAGAGTCAGCGGTAATGATTAGTGAAATAGCGACTAATGAACATATTTTCAAAACTCGTTTCAAAAGTATATGGCCATTTTCAGCACGCGAGATAGTGGTTTATTCTCGATATTGGCAGAATCAGGATCTATCGATAGAAATTTTGCTTGAAGACTATGGTGATAACATTGCAAAGACCGATGACGCCATTCGCATGCAAGTGTTAAGCGCGCATTGGAAAATTATACCGACTCAGCCTGAGCGCATAAGTATTACTTATCAGTTTAAGGTTGACCCTAAAGGTAACATTCCACAATGGCTAGCCAAACCGATGGCACTTAACAGTATTTGGACCACACTCAATAATATGAGAGAGCAGTTACCTAAAAGTAAATTCCAGCAACAAATTAAAACCGATATTCAAGAAATACAACATAACTAA
- a CDS encoding NAD(P)/FAD-dependent oxidoreductase, which yields MLRLTNVKLPLNHQPEDLEQVILATLKITAEQLTSFSIFKRGYDARKKSKIILMYTLDVETTKNEQLLAEHSSDQNIKASPDTSYKFVGQAPENLTERPVVIGMGPCGLFAGLLLAQMGFNPIILERGSEVRQRTKDTFGFWRKKILNTESNVQFGEGGAGTFSDGKLYSQVKDPKHYSRKVLHEFVDAGAPSEILFVSKPHIGTFKLVTMVEQMRAEIHRLGGEVRFDQRVDDIHFTQADDNSDNMQVTGLTLATGEVINTKHIALAIGHSARDTFEMLHKKGVFIKAKPFSVGFRIEHEQSVIDDARFGDNAGNPILGAADYKLVHHCKNGRSVYSFCMCPGGTVVAAASEEGRLVTNGMSQYSRHERNANSAIVVGISPEDYDENGSKDNVLAGIEFQRRLEETAFKLGGENYDAPVQLVGDFLAGRKSGEHGVVEPSYKPGVKYCDLSETLPAYAIEAIREALPAFERKIKGFSMADATLTAVETRTSSPINITRDKDSLESVNTKGLYPAGEGAGYAGGILSAGIDGIKVAEAMALSMLKNHQ from the coding sequence ATGTTGCGTTTAACTAACGTCAAATTACCGCTAAATCATCAACCTGAAGACTTAGAGCAAGTCATTCTTGCAACATTGAAAATCACTGCTGAGCAGCTAACAAGTTTTTCAATCTTTAAACGTGGTTACGATGCGCGTAAAAAGAGCAAAATTATTTTGATGTATACCTTAGATGTAGAGACTACAAAGAATGAACAGCTGCTTGCTGAACATTCAAGTGATCAAAATATTAAAGCCAGCCCAGATACTAGTTATAAGTTTGTTGGACAAGCGCCAGAAAACCTAACCGAGCGCCCAGTCGTCATTGGTATGGGACCTTGTGGTTTATTTGCAGGGTTACTGTTAGCGCAAATGGGCTTTAACCCCATTATTTTAGAGCGTGGTAGTGAAGTACGTCAGCGTACTAAAGATACTTTCGGCTTTTGGCGGAAAAAAATTCTTAATACAGAATCTAATGTTCAATTTGGTGAAGGTGGCGCGGGTACGTTTTCTGACGGCAAGCTTTACAGCCAAGTTAAAGATCCAAAACATTATAGCCGTAAAGTGCTGCACGAGTTTGTTGATGCGGGTGCGCCAAGCGAAATATTATTCGTAAGCAAGCCGCACATCGGTACTTTTAAATTGGTGACTATGGTTGAACAAATGCGTGCTGAAATACATCGCCTTGGTGGTGAAGTGCGTTTTGACCAGCGTGTTGATGATATTCATTTTACCCAAGCAGATGATAACAGCGACAATATGCAAGTTACTGGCTTAACGTTAGCAACGGGTGAGGTCATTAATACAAAACATATTGCGCTAGCTATTGGACATAGTGCCCGTGATACGTTTGAAATGTTGCATAAAAAAGGTGTTTTTATTAAAGCCAAACCTTTTTCAGTTGGTTTTAGAATTGAACATGAACAATCGGTAATTGACGATGCTCGTTTTGGCGATAATGCCGGTAACCCGATATTAGGTGCGGCTGACTACAAGCTTGTTCACCATTGTAAAAATGGCCGTTCAGTTTATAGTTTTTGTATGTGCCCTGGTGGCACGGTAGTCGCAGCGGCATCTGAAGAAGGCCGCTTGGTTACAAACGGCATGAGCCAATATTCACGTCATGAACGTAACGCTAATAGCGCCATTGTCGTTGGAATATCTCCAGAAGATTATGATGAAAATGGCAGTAAAGATAACGTACTTGCCGGCATTGAGTTTCAACGCCGACTTGAAGAAACCGCATTTAAACTCGGCGGTGAAAACTACGATGCACCTGTGCAATTAGTGGGTGACTTTTTAGCCGGACGAAAAAGTGGTGAGCACGGTGTTGTTGAACCCTCATATAAGCCGGGTGTGAAGTACTGTGATTTAAGTGAAACCTTACCTGCTTATGCTATTGAAGCTATTCGTGAAGCACTACCTGCGTTTGAGCGAAAAATAAAAGGTTTCTCAATGGCCGATGCCACTTTAACGGCTGTTGAAACTCGAACTTCGTCTCCTATTAATATTACCCGTGATAAAGACAGCTTAGAAAGTGTTAATACCAAAGGTTTGTATCCAGCGGGTGAAGGTGCAGGTTATGCAGGCGGTATTTTATCTGCAGGTATTGATGGGATTAAAGTCGCTGAAGCTATGGCGCTTTCTATGCTTAAAAACCACCAATAA
- the fdxA gene encoding ferredoxin FdxA, with translation MAFVVTDNCIQCKYTDCVAVCPADAFHQGPNFLVINPDSCIDCDLCPVECPADAIYEESEVPESQKDFIELNAELAKTWPVITDVIPAPADADQWDGVPNKIENLIIDIE, from the coding sequence ATGGCGTTTGTAGTAACTGATAATTGTATTCAATGTAAATACACAGATTGTGTCGCAGTTTGCCCTGCCGATGCCTTTCATCAAGGACCCAATTTTTTAGTCATTAACCCTGACTCATGTATTGATTGCGACTTGTGCCCTGTTGAATGCCCCGCCGACGCTATTTATGAAGAAAGTGAAGTGCCTGAGAGTCAAAAAGACTTTATTGAACTTAACGCCGAACTTGCTAAAACATGGCCCGTAATCACCGACGTTATTCCTGCTCCTGCTGATGCAGACCAATGGGATGGTGTGCCCAATAAAATTGAAAATTTAATTATTGATATCGAATAG
- a CDS encoding fructosamine kinase family protein, whose product MWQNIERDISQVIGEEFNIKHKQLVTGGDINLCYWLSDYQHNYFIKLNDKSRLQQFETEAYSLEKIKQLNTIACPNVITTGTTLDKSYLVLEYLPFNHTGTKNWLLFGRQLANMHQQSSHGQFGWQHDNYIGNTQQPNDWQSNWRTFFAEQRIGWQLQLLAEKSIILGDIEHIIRVCHDALLHHQVTPCLVHGDLWQGNIGFSDNSVFIYDPACYYGDREVDLAMTELFGQMPDEFYQGYHEVYPLENGYENRKLIYNFYHILNHANLFGGVYVEQSKSNLIRILALH is encoded by the coding sequence ATGTGGCAAAATATTGAACGAGATATATCACAAGTAATAGGTGAAGAATTTAACATTAAGCATAAACAATTAGTCACTGGTGGTGACATAAATTTATGCTATTGGTTAAGTGATTATCAGCACAATTATTTTATAAAACTAAACGATAAGTCTCGGCTGCAACAATTTGAAACCGAGGCATACTCTTTAGAAAAAATTAAACAGCTTAATACCATTGCATGCCCAAACGTTATCACCACAGGTACAACGTTAGACAAAAGCTATTTAGTTTTAGAATATCTCCCTTTTAATCATACCGGCACTAAAAACTGGTTATTGTTTGGTAGACAACTAGCCAACATGCATCAACAATCATCACATGGTCAATTCGGTTGGCAACACGATAATTACATTGGTAATACACAACAACCTAACGACTGGCAAAGTAATTGGCGAACATTTTTTGCCGAGCAACGCATTGGCTGGCAATTGCAACTGCTTGCTGAAAAATCAATTATTTTAGGTGATATCGAACATATTATTCGAGTCTGTCATGACGCCTTATTACATCATCAAGTCACCCCTTGTTTAGTGCATGGCGACTTATGGCAAGGCAATATTGGTTTTAGCGATAATAGCGTGTTTATTTATGATCCTGCCTGTTATTACGGCGATCGTGAAGTTGATCTCGCCATGACAGAATTATTTGGTCAAATGCCAGATGAATTTTATCAAGGCTATCACGAGGTTTACCCGTTAGAAAACGGCTACGAAAATCGTAAATTAATCTACAACTTTTACCATATACTTAATCATGCAAACTTATTTGGTGGGGTTTATGTTGAACAATCTAAGAGTAACTTAATTCGAATTTTAGCACTGCATTAA
- a CDS encoding CPXCG motif-containing cysteine-rich protein produces the protein MKEQRIKCPHCGHNIHVSLDATEGDQDYYEECPACCMEMHLNLHIDEYHKKIQLAVASDNEQYF, from the coding sequence ATTAAAGAACAACGTATAAAATGCCCACACTGCGGCCATAATATTCATGTTAGCTTAGACGCCACTGAAGGCGACCAAGATTATTATGAAGAGTGCCCTGCCTGCTGCATGGAAATGCATTTGAATTTACATATTGATGAATACCATAAAAAAATTCAATTGGCGGTAGCTAGTGATAATGAGCAGTACTTTTAA